From Bacillus sp. Bos-x628, the proteins below share one genomic window:
- the gerQ gene encoding spore coat protein GerQ, with amino-acid sequence MKLKNNQFGQGSGFDGQDYRQQYGANPYPAQQMGYSVPPQAQGQMQQGYTPMPSTGTSQGQGTQSGGQPYQIPAGPIYQQNLTGQLPIEQSYIENILRLNRGKVATIYMTFEASKEWNSKIFRGVIEAAGRDHIIISDNKTGTRYLLLTIYLDYITFDGEIQYDYPYSMSTYSPR; translated from the coding sequence ATGAAATTGAAAAATAATCAATTTGGGCAAGGTTCGGGTTTCGATGGGCAAGATTACAGACAGCAATATGGAGCGAATCCGTATCCTGCTCAGCAGATGGGTTATTCAGTCCCCCCACAAGCGCAGGGTCAAATGCAGCAGGGGTATACGCCAATGCCGTCAACTGGTACATCACAAGGTCAAGGCACGCAGAGCGGTGGACAGCCGTATCAAATTCCTGCTGGACCAATTTATCAGCAAAATCTCACCGGTCAGCTACCAATTGAGCAGTCCTATATTGAAAATATTTTGCGTTTGAATCGTGGCAAGGTTGCCACTATTTATATGACGTTTGAGGCTAGTAAAGAATGGAATTCAAAGATTTTTAGAGGGGTCATTGAAGCTGCAGGGCGTGATCACATTATCATTAGTGATAACAAGACAGGTACAAGATACTTACTTTTAACCATCTACCTTGATTACATTACATTTGATGGAGAGATTCAATACGACTATCCATATTCAATGTCTACGTATTCCCCGAGATAA
- a CDS encoding purine/pyrimidine permease: MKLLLGAIQWMLFFIAASIAVPIAIAQAFELNQVQSAELIQSTFFSLGLVAMVQCLCGHMLPINESPAGLWWGVYTLYAGMTGTIFATYPETLQALQGALIFSAVFFFIFSLFKIINWLASLFTPVVTGIYLLLLVVQLSQPIMKGLMGISYRGNQVDGLVFCLSILIIVMTFMINRSKWHYLRQFSVLFALAGGWLLFAILGLAKPVRIPEHIIEFPKLFPFGIPVFDSGLLVTSFFITILLIVNMLASIRVVENSVKAFGELRERKRARPAGFVAAFGHLVSGMIGAIAPVPISGAAGFIQTTKSPSRKPFLLGSLFIVVISLFPLLMSFFSALPSPVGLAVNFVVFSSMIGLALSEFDQYEKEEIPRIRFVLGIAILAGVGAMFVPQGALKGMHPILISLLSNGLVLGTLIAIAVDQALLRKKKSNNLVSTEGEG, encoded by the coding sequence TTGAAACTATTGTTAGGAGCCATTCAATGGATGTTATTTTTTATCGCAGCTTCTATTGCAGTACCGATCGCCATTGCACAAGCCTTTGAGCTGAATCAAGTACAATCGGCGGAGCTGATACAGAGTACATTCTTTTCACTTGGACTTGTGGCTATGGTGCAATGTTTATGTGGGCATATGCTGCCGATTAATGAGAGTCCAGCAGGTCTGTGGTGGGGTGTCTATACACTTTATGCAGGAATGACAGGGACGATCTTTGCCACGTATCCTGAAACACTGCAAGCGTTGCAAGGGGCCTTAATTTTTAGTGCAGTTTTCTTTTTTATTTTTAGTCTGTTTAAAATTATTAATTGGCTCGCTTCTTTATTTACGCCTGTTGTAACAGGCATCTATTTGCTGTTACTTGTTGTTCAGTTAAGTCAGCCAATTATGAAAGGGCTGATGGGCATCAGCTATCGAGGGAATCAGGTAGACGGTCTTGTCTTTTGTTTATCTATCCTGATTATTGTCATGACCTTCATGATTAATCGCTCTAAATGGCATTATTTGAGACAGTTTTCTGTGTTATTTGCACTTGCGGGCGGGTGGCTGTTATTTGCAATTCTTGGATTGGCAAAGCCAGTTCGAATTCCTGAGCATATCATTGAGTTTCCGAAGCTATTTCCTTTTGGTATACCGGTTTTTGACAGCGGATTGCTTGTCACGTCCTTCTTTATTACAATTTTACTTATTGTGAATATGCTGGCGAGTATTCGAGTTGTGGAAAATTCAGTGAAAGCATTTGGTGAGTTGCGCGAACGCAAAAGAGCTCGTCCTGCTGGTTTTGTCGCGGCATTCGGTCATTTGGTCAGCGGGATGATCGGTGCGATTGCGCCTGTACCTATATCTGGAGCAGCAGGTTTTATTCAAACAACAAAAAGCCCATCTAGAAAACCCTTTTTACTGGGAAGCCTGTTCATTGTGGTGATTAGTTTATTCCCATTATTAATGAGCTTTTTCTCGGCATTGCCGTCACCTGTAGGGCTCGCTGTTAACTTTGTTGTTTTCTCATCTATGATTGGGCTCGCCCTGTCTGAATTTGATCAATACGAGAAGGAGGAAATTCCCCGCATTCGATTTGTGCTTGGTATTGCGATTTTAGCTGGTGTGGGGGCGATGTTTGTTCCTCAGGGAGCCCTAAAAGGCATGCATCCTATCCTTATTTCCTTATTAAGCAATGGTCTTGTCCTCGGTACACTCATTGCGATCGCAGTCGACCAAGCGCTGTTAAGGAAGAAGAAATCCAACAACCTCGTGTCAACCGAAGGGGAAGGTTGA
- a CDS encoding YwdI family protein → MNIHISSLLQKMEEAVQKAKQSGNDEEVKRQVAAISSLCDVILDAPSHAQTPQSSIISPPPLSQTTDQLMLEKMMGTSGAKKYQSKEGDQQEKDGNGDSIFDF, encoded by the coding sequence TTGAATATTCATATATCAAGTCTGCTTCAAAAAATGGAGGAAGCGGTCCAAAAGGCGAAACAAAGTGGAAATGATGAAGAGGTGAAACGTCAAGTGGCGGCAATTTCTTCACTATGTGATGTCATACTCGACGCACCGTCACACGCTCAAACGCCGCAGTCTTCGATCATTTCACCACCTCCGCTATCGCAGACAACGGATCAATTGATGCTTGAGAAGATGATGGGTACAAGTGGTGCAAAAAAATATCAAAGCAAAGAGGGTGATCAACAGGAAAAGGATGGGAACGGCGACTCTATTTTTGATTTTTAG
- a CDS encoding cupin domain-containing protein, translating to MTVELDYTSPNIKYSFDLNKSTLVKYDQHNLINVLGKKQLNSLDQISLLDIYLSKGKVVEPHYHQNTAELVYCMTGSATVSMLNPFTKKLQTYTITPGQVANVPQGWWHYEVALQDRTHLLAIFNASTPEVILGSDIFTLTPAHIMAHTYCMNETKWKQAIQPVKPSAFIGPFCHREEEAQNHPVPPSHYVPYYQVPPNYSPYWS from the coding sequence ATGACTGTTGAGCTGGATTATACTTCGCCGAATATCAAATATTCATTTGATTTGAATAAGAGTACACTTGTAAAATATGATCAACATAACCTCATTAATGTCTTAGGAAAAAAACAATTAAATTCATTGGATCAAATTTCCCTGCTGGATATCTATTTGAGCAAAGGCAAAGTTGTAGAGCCTCATTATCATCAAAATACTGCGGAGCTTGTCTATTGTATGACTGGTTCTGCTACTGTATCAATGCTGAATCCATTTACAAAGAAACTGCAGACCTACACCATTACCCCTGGACAGGTGGCAAACGTGCCTCAAGGCTGGTGGCACTATGAAGTTGCATTACAGGACAGAACGCATTTACTGGCAATATTTAACGCTTCCACTCCAGAAGTGATCCTTGGTTCAGACATTTTCACTCTCACACCAGCTCACATCATGGCACATACTTATTGCATGAACGAGACGAAGTGGAAACAGGCGATACAACCTGTGAAACCGAGTGCATTTATTGGCCCGTTTTGTCATAGAGAAGAAGAGGCTCAAAACCATCCCGTCCCTCCTTCTCACTATGTACCCTATTATCAGGTCCCTCCCAACTATTCGCCTTATTGGAGTTAA
- a CDS encoding glycosyltransferase family 2 protein, whose product MTKVTVIMTSYNKPAYVGRSIEAVLHQTLSDLELFIMDDGSNEETLAAIEPYKKDPRVHFIQSGVNTLEERTAKTRYAVLINQALEQAKGEYISYATDDNVYAPDRLEKLTSYLDARPSEDIVYSGSKVIYLNSKKEPVKETIRPARTVQWNAPCAIDHCSVVHRASILKRIHAEFGSYWDESPHFYRIGDARFFFRLNHFYPFYPYDEVLDTNYITEQSIHYQLAEEEKSDFVKALPPQSSCWELRHILKRRHRR is encoded by the coding sequence TTGACAAAAGTAACTGTCATTATGACAAGCTACAACAAACCGGCCTATGTTGGAAGATCAATTGAAGCGGTATTACATCAGACCCTGTCAGACCTTGAGCTTTTTATCATGGATGATGGATCGAATGAAGAGACACTTGCTGCCATTGAGCCTTATAAAAAAGACCCACGTGTACATTTTATCCAAAGCGGCGTCAACACGTTGGAGGAACGAACGGCGAAAACCCGCTATGCGGTACTCATTAATCAAGCACTAGAACAAGCGAAGGGCGAATATATTTCCTATGCAACAGATGACAATGTGTATGCACCGGATCGGCTTGAGAAACTCACGTCCTATTTGGACGCCCGACCAAGTGAAGATATTGTCTATTCTGGTTCTAAAGTTATCTATTTAAATAGCAAAAAAGAGCCAGTAAAGGAAACAATTCGACCTGCACGAACTGTGCAATGGAATGCACCATGTGCTATCGATCATTGCTCAGTTGTGCATCGTGCGTCCATTTTAAAAAGGATTCACGCTGAATTTGGGTCTTACTGGGATGAGAGTCCGCATTTTTATCGTATAGGTGATGCCAGATTCTTTTTTAGATTAAATCATTTTTATCCGTTCTATCCCTATGATGAAGTACTAGATACGAATTACATCACAGAGCAGTCAATCCATTATCAGCTGGCAGAAGAAGAAAAAAGTGACTTTGTAAAAGCACTGCCCCCGCAGTCTTCCTGCTGGGAGCTCCGACATATATTAAAACGTAGACATAGGAGGTGA
- a CDS encoding DUF423 domain-containing protein: protein MKLFFILGAMNAMLAVALGAFGAHGLEGKIPEKYIEIWNKGVQYQMFHSIGLFIVAFLADKLTGVSLVPTAGWVMFAGILFFSGSLYVLALTQVKILGAITPIGGVAFITSWVMLVIAAAKHL from the coding sequence ATGAAATTATTTTTCATTTTAGGTGCAATGAACGCAATGCTTGCTGTTGCGCTTGGAGCCTTCGGTGCACATGGACTAGAAGGGAAAATTCCAGAAAAGTATATTGAAATATGGAACAAAGGTGTTCAATATCAGATGTTCCATTCGATTGGGTTATTTATTGTAGCCTTTCTTGCTGATAAGCTAACAGGCGTATCTTTAGTACCGACTGCTGGCTGGGTGATGTTTGCAGGTATCCTCTTTTTCTCGGGAAGCCTCTATGTCTTAGCGCTGACACAGGTGAAGATTCTTGGTGCAATTACCCCAATTGGCGGGGTGGCGTTTATCACTTCTTGGGTGATGCTTGTCATTGCAGCCGCAAAACATTTATAA